The nucleotide window ATAAGACCATTTACTACAATTGTAGGACCATCATATATCGGTGAAGGAACGATCTTAGATCGAGCAAAGGTTACCAAATCAACCATCGGTCCTTATTGTCGTATTGGTGGCGAAGTTGAAGAATGTATATTTCAAGGTTTTTCTAATAAATACCACGAAGGATTCATTGGACATTCTTTTATTGGAGAATGGGTAAATATCGGTTCACTTACTACAAATTCGGATTTAAAAAATAATTATTCAAGTGTTCGCATAAAAATTGGTAAAGAGATCTATGATACTGGAATGATAAAACTTGGATGCTTTATCGGTGATCATACAAAATTAGGTATTGGCACATTAATACCCACTGGTGCAGTTATTGGAAGTTTTGTAAACTTCTTCGGCGGTGGAATGATGCCCGTCTATGTGCCTTCCTTTAGATGGATAGGACCGGGAATCAATCAGGAATATGATTTAGACAAGGCAATAAAAACTGCGCGGGCAGTAATGGAGCGCAGAGGGATAATCCTATCCCGAGAATTTGAAGAGTTGATAAAATGGAATTATAAAAATAAATGAAATTTGCTATCGGGATAGATGTGGGGGGGACAAATATAAAGGCAGGACTGGTATTTAAAGGCAGGGTGATTAAAAAAGAAAAACTTCCAACGCTTGCTGATGCCGGTCCTGAAGAGTGTATAAACCAGATAAAGAATGCAATAAAAAATTTTGTTAAAGCATCCTCATCAATTGGAATAGGAATTGCGGGAATTATTGATTCAAGAAATGGCATTGTAAGATATTCACCAAACCTGAAAGGATGGTATGATATTGAGCTTGCCCGAATACTAAAAAAAGAATTCAAAAGGTCAGTAAAAATTCTTAATGATGTTAATGCAATACTTTTAGGCGAATGGATTTATGGGGCAGGAAAGGGATATAAAAATATTTTTCTTTTTACGCTCGGCACCGGTGTTGGTGGTGCGGCGATTTGTGAAGGAAAAATGTTATTCGGTGCAAATGGCTTTGCTGGCGAATTTGGACATACGGTGATAAATTTTAATGGACCAAAATGTGTCTGTGGCAATTTTGGATGTCTGGAGCGTTATGTTGGTTCAAGATATATTGTAGAACTTGCGTTACGAAAGTTAGCAAGAAAAAAAAGTAGTTTAAGAAAATATAATAACTTAACGCCAAAGATAATAGCAAGTGAAGCAAGGAAAGGGGATTCTGTGGCAAGAGAAGTTTTTGAAGAAATTGGATATTATATTGGAATTGGGGTTAGTAATATCATAAATCTATTTGACCCTGATATCGTTATAATATCAGGTGGAATATCTAATGCCGGGAAAATTTTATTTGAACCAATCAAAAAAACCGTAAAAAG belongs to candidate division WOR-3 bacterium and includes:
- a CDS encoding ROK family protein, which produces MKFAIGIDVGGTNIKAGLVFKGRVIKKEKLPTLADAGPEECINQIKNAIKNFVKASSSIGIGIAGIIDSRNGIVRYSPNLKGWYDIELARILKKEFKRSVKILNDVNAILLGEWIYGAGKGYKNIFLFTLGTGVGGAAICEGKMLFGANGFAGEFGHTVINFNGPKCVCGNFGCLERYVGSRYIVELALRKLARKKSSLRKYNNLTPKIIASEARKGDSVAREVFEEIGYYIGIGVSNIINLFDPDIVIISGGISNAGKILFEPIKKTVKRLILGPEYRNVKIVPAKLGDDAGILGSAHFANAKIPLTK